One genomic segment of Camelus ferus isolate YT-003-E chromosome 19, BCGSAC_Cfer_1.0, whole genome shotgun sequence includes these proteins:
- the PPDPF gene encoding pancreatic progenitor cell differentiation and proliferation factor gives MAAIPSSGSLVATHDYYRRRLGSTSSNSSCGSAEYPGEAIPHHPGLPKADLGHWWASFFFGKSTLPFMATVLESPEHSESPQTSTSTITCDLVREAVGKQQPGSQPGKTNSRPPS, from the exons ATGGCAGCCATCCCCTCCAGCGGCTCGCTCGTGGCCACCCACGACTACTACCGGC GCCGCCTGGGCTCCACTTCCAGTAACAGCTCCTGCGGAAGTGCGGAGTACCCTGGGGAAGCCATCCCCCACCACCCGG GTCTCCCCAAAGCCGACCTGGGACACTGGTGGGCTAGCTTCTTTTTCGGGAAGTCCACTCTCCCATTCATGGCCACAGTGTTGGAGTCCCCAGAGCA CTCGGAATCGCCCCAGACTTCCACCAGCACGATCACCTGTGACCTGGTTCGGGAAGCCGTGGGGAAGCAGCAGCCTGGCAGCCAGCCTGGCAAAACCAACTCCAGGCCCCCGTCCTGA
- the PTK6 gene encoding LOW QUALITY PROTEIN: protein-tyrosine kinase 6 (The sequence of the model RefSeq protein was modified relative to this genomic sequence to represent the inferred CDS: inserted 1 base in 1 codon), which translates to MGGQLLGPSGWSRGCLGRPGRSCPGGTGVTSPATLSGKWAVAQWGGLACQRQPCPHAAPSQRCLSRASEGGEARRPSSAPVPAMGSQGQAPRGPRYVGLWDFEARTAEELSFRAGDLFCVARKQEEWWWAVLLDAAGSALAEGYVPYNYLAEDGTVESEPWFFGRISRSEASHRLQAEGKERGAFLLRVSEKPGADYVLSVQDAQAVRHYRIWRRAGQLHLNEAVSFCSLPELLDHHKAQSLSHGLRLTSPCSKQVPEPLPLCDDWERPREEFTLCRKLGAGYFXEVFEGLWKDTARVAIKVIARDDLLHQRMVRAEIQAMKKLRHKHILALYAVASVGDPVYIITELMPKGSLLGLLRDSDDKALLASELAGIAAQVAEGMCYLESQNYIHRDLAARNILVGENNTCKVGDFGLARLIKEDIYLSHDHSIPYKWTAPEALSRGHYSIKSDVWSFGVLLHEIFSGGQTPYPGMSNHEAFLKVEAGYRMPCPSECPPTTYKLMLCCWHRDPTQRPGFKELREQLSSCTRYENP; encoded by the exons ATGGGGGGGCAGCTGCTGGGGCCCTCAGGGTGGAGTCGAGGGTGCTTGGGGAGGCCCGGGAGAAGCTGTCCTGGTGGCACAGGTGTGACCAGCCCTGCCACCTTGTCAGggaagtgggcagtggcccagtggGGCGGGCTGGCCTGTCAGCGTCAGCCCTGCCCACACGCTGCTCCTAGCCAGCGGTGTCTGAGCCGGGCCAGTGAAGGCGGCGAGGCCAGGAGGCCCAGTTCTGCCCCTGTACCAGCCATGGGgtcccagggccaggctcccaggggccccaggTACGTGGGCCTCTGGGACTTCGAGGCCCGGACAGCCGAGGAGCTGAGCTTCCGGGCAGGGGACCTCTTCTGCGTggccaggaagcaggaggagtGGTGGTGGGCCGTGCTGCTGGACGCGGCGGGCAGCGCCCTGGCCGAGGGCTACGTGCCCTACAACTATCTGGCTGAAGACGGAACAGTGGAGTCTGAGCC GTGGTTCTTCGGCCGAATCTCTCGCTCGGAAGCCTCGCACCGACTGCAGGCCGAGGGCAAGGAGCGGGGGGCCTTCCTGCTCAGGGTCAGCGAGAAGCCAGGCGCCGACTACGTCCTCTCAG TGCAGGACGCGCAGGCTGTGCGGCACTACAGGATCTGGCGGCGGGCCGGCCAGCTGCACCTCAACGAGGCCGTGTCTTTCTGCAGCTTGCCAGAGCTCCTGGACCACCACAAGGCCCAGAGCCTGTCCCATGGCCTGCGGCTGACCTCGCCCTGCAGTAAG CAAGTGCCTGAGCCCCTGCCCCTCTGCGACGACTGGGAGAGGCCGCGAGAGGAGTTCACGCTCTGCCGGAAGCTTGGGGCTGGCTACT TGGAGGTCTTCGAGGGGCTCTGGAAGGACACGGCCCGAGTGGCCATCAAGGTGATTGCCCGAG ACGACCTCCTGCACCAGCGCATGGTCCGGGCAGAGATCCAGGCCATGAAGAAGCTCCGGCACAAGCACATCCTGGCGCTGTATGCGGTGGCCTCCGTGGGGGACCCCGTGTACATCATCACTGAGCTCATGCCCAAGGGGAGCCTGCTGGGGCTGCTGCGGG ACTCTGACGACAAAGCCCTGTTGGCCTCGGAGCTGGCGGGCATCGCAGCGCAGGTGGCTGAGGGCATGTGTTACCTGGAATCGCAGAATTACATCCACCGGGACCTGGCGGCCAGGAACATCCTCGTGGGGGAGAACAACACCTGCAAAGTTGGGGACTTTGGGCTGGCCAGGCTCATCAAg GAGGACATCTACCTCTCCCACGACCACAGCATCCCCTACAAGTGGACTGCCCCTGAGGCGCTCTCCCGAGGGCATTACTCCATCAAGTCCGACGTCTGGTCCTTCGGGGTTCTCCTCCATGAGATATTCAGCGGGGGTCAGACACCCTACCCAG GCATGTCCAACCACGAGGCCTTCCTGAAGGTGGAAGCAGGCTACCGCATGCCCTGCCCCTCCGAGTGCCCACCCACCACATACAAACTGATGCTCTGCTGCTGGCACAGGGACCCCACGCAGAGGCCTGGCTTCAAAGAGCTGCGGGAGCAGCTCTCCAGCTGCACCAGGTACGAGAACCCATGA